DNA from Nitrospira sp.:
CCAAACATCCGCTCACCAATTCGACCGAGGACACCAGACTGGTCTTCGGCGAGGCGGCCATGGAGATGAGCCGCACGGTCTATCTGCCGGCGGAAGATTCGGGACGGCTCTTCGTCGCGCCGCAGGTGCAAGAGCTGGCGATTCAGCTCCGGACGTTTTGGCAAGAGGCCTGGGCCATGCTCGGTCACAAGCCGGATGAGAGCGGAAAGGGACCGTCGTCGCGAGCAGCTTAGCCGGTCGCACGGCGGTATCCTCACCATGATGAAAATGTATCGGTTTCTTCGGTTCCTGTTACAGGGCGCTACGACCATGATGGTGCTGATGGTGCTCACCGGGCTCTTGGCCGGCCTCGCCAGTGTGGGGCTCCTCGCGGTGATCAACAAGCTCATCAACGGAGCGGGAGCGACATCGCAGCTCTTCGCCGTGGCCTTCATCGGGCTGGCGGTATTGAAAGTCCTGTCGAACTATCTCTCCCAGTTGTTGCTCGTCACGTTTGCGCAGGAGACCATTCTGAATCTGGGTATGGACCTTTGCTGGAAGGTGGTGCGCGCGCCCTATCGCACCTTGGAGCGGCGCGGGGCGCATGAAATTCTGGCGACCTTGACCGAAGACACGAATGCGATGGCCTGGGCCGTCAACGGCTTGCCTGGTTTGGCGATCAACGTCGCCATCCTCGCCGGCTGTTCGCTCTACCTTGCCTGGCTTTCCTGGCAGGCTTTTGTCGGTGTGATTGTTCTGACTCTGGTGGGGCTGCTGGGGTACCGGCATTTCTATAACCGGGTGCTTCAGTCGTCGCTGGCGGTGCGCGACGCGAAGGGCGCTCTCTTCGAACATTTTCGCAGCTTGACGGAGGGGATGAAGGAGTTGATGCTGCATCGCGGCCGGCGTGAGACGTTCGTCACATCGGATATCAGACAGGCGGCCGAGGCCCTTCGCCACCACAATCTGGTGACGACGAAACAATATCTCACTACCGATTCCTGGACACAGGTGCTCTTCTACGGGTTGATCGGGGTGATTCTCCTGCTGTTTCCCCGCCTGTTGTCGTTGTCCGGCGAATCCCTGACCGGCTATGCCTTCGCGATGCTGTACATGATCGGTCCCATGTGGGGGTTGCTCGGCATGGTGCCGACGTTGAGCC
Protein-coding regions in this window:
- a CDS encoding cyclic peptide export ABC transporter, which codes for MMKMYRFLRFLLQGATTMMVLMVLTGLLAGLASVGLLAVINKLINGAGATSQLFAVAFIGLAVLKVLSNYLSQLLLVTFAQETILNLGMDLCWKVVRAPYRTLERRGAHEILATLTEDTNAMAWAVNGLPGLAINVAILAGCSLYLAWLSWQAFVGVIVLTLVGLLGYRHFYNRVLQSSLAVRDAKGALFEHFRSLTEGMKELMLHRGRRETFVTSDIRQAAEALRHHNLVTTKQYLTTDSWTQVLFYGLIGVILLLFPRLLSLSGESLTGYAFAMLYMIGPMWGLLGMVPTLSRGQVALEKIEALGLALDEGSREGGAERPVAQGAQRVEFSKAAFAYEPTGEDERSFTLGPLDLALETGELVFIIGGNGSGKSTFVKVLTGLYLPQQGEVRLNGEAIVPMTQDWYRQHFAAVFSDFYLFKKLLGLDPGLVANQADGWLKTLRIHHKVTIQDGEYSTVQLSQGQRKRLALVTAMLEDRPFYVFDEWAADQDPQYKEVFYGELLPGLRARGKGVIVVTHDDRYFHVGDRVLKLEEGRIVEASNGASRGAHRAGPLLKPVARPSA